The genomic window GTCTTAGCCACCGCCGAGTGCAGCCACAGTCAGTTGATGGGTTCTAATCCTCACCCTTCTGTTGACTAGCAGTGGGGCCTCgaacaagttatttaacctttcaaACACTGTTTCCTCATTGGTAAGTCAGAGATAATAGTACTTGCCTTTAACCTTTCAAATACCGTTTCCTCATTGGTAAGTCAGAGATAATAGTACTTGCCTTGGAGGGCGGTTGTAAAGATTGAATGAGATAGAGTAGGTCAAGCTCTTAGCCTAATGTCTGACCcacagtaaatgctcaataactTATTATTATAAACCAGCTCCTGAGTTCCAAAGACACTAGATGGTATTTGGAGGCAAGAGTCTTAGAAAGAAGGACTCCTAAAAGTCAACCCGAAGATACAGTAGAATGTCTTAAgttgggagagggagggaaggggtgcCAGGAGGATTACTTTTGCTTCGATGAGGATGGAGCATTATCAAACAGTTCTGGAACCTGTACTCTATGTAATCAGTTTGTACTTTCAGTAATAAAtctgctttcctttcctcttACTTTTGGTAATACTCCCCTGGAGAAGATCCATCTATCCCAGGTATGCTAAGGCAAGTGAAAAGAGAGGAACAGGACGTGTAGCAGAtggagaggggggagaggggtggcagAGGAGGTCAACAGGAATCCAGTGAGGAAGCCCGAGGTGAGCTGTGAAGATGGTATGGATGGAAAGGTGCAGTGGCTCTCTTTCACCCACTCAGGGAGTCCCTTCTAGAGCCCCATTCTGCCATAACCTGGATAAATTTATGTTTTGTCTCCCCCTCCACTATCACCCTGAAAATCTCCCCACAAGAACAAAGCTGCTTCCAACACAATAGAATCaagggagcaagtgtagctcagtggttgagcacctgcttcccatgtacgaggttccaggttcaatccccggtacctccttaaaaaaaaaaaaagaatcaagtggTTTACCTGGTGTCTGGGATGTACTGTGGGGTTTGCTGACACCTTAATCTCCTATTGCTGGCTGGATAATAAAAGGAATTTCCCACTGGCCTGTGATTCCCTTGGCAGggaatttccttccttttccagtGTCCTTGTTTCCTCCCCATACTTTCTCACACTCCCAAGCTCAGAATGAGGAAAGGGGTGAACTTTTGCCACCAGGGAGAAAAGTGGAGATGAAGTAAGGGAGTCCAGGGCCTCTGAcctgaggggggaggggatggtCAGGTCCCTCAGTCAAGTCTTTCTTGCCATTtccccttcttcctctccctttgcCTTCCCAGATGGCACACCTGCATCTGCACCTGTCACTCTGCCTGCACCCCTAAACAACCTTTTCTGAGCCTCTGGACCCTGTCTGGGGTTAGGCTGCTGTGCTGGGTAGTCACCCAGCCTACAATCTGCAGAGCTGGACCCCGCCCTGTGAATTGTTGCTGCCGCCACACCTTGTTGGTAAGCTCGGCGGCATACTTGCAGCTGAACATCTTGGGGTCAGGATGGGGGACTGATAGGGGTGCTGAGGGCCAGAACCAACTCTCCTGAAGACATGGGCACCATGGACTGGTGACAATATGTGGATGGCCATGCCCATCCTGTGCTGGCTGCTGGCCCACTGCAACCCCATCCGGCCCCTCTCCCAGAACAAGCACTTTTAGCCTCATGGGAGGAGTGGCCGAGCCGGCTGCATGCTGAGCTACACTGGCCTTGGGGAGCTGTGGCTTGGACAGCCCCTGGGATGACACGGACGTGGACAAATGCCTGCATCAGCTGGGTGTGGAGTTCCTGGACGGCAGGGATTTCTGTGGCAGGGAAAGCTtccacctcttcccccccacccccctcaccgaGCATCACCTGACCAGGGCCAGGAGAGGGATCCCTCCTATCAACTCTGCTCCCGATACGTGGTGCTCAAGGTGAGCAGGCCGGCTGGTGGCAGCCCTCCCCAGCGCTCAAGTGCTTACCCAGTGCCCCTGAACAGGGATTCACGACCCTCAGGTCACAAACAGACACTACCAAGGTAATCAACCCAAGGTTAACTAGCTATAGAGTGGAAGTCCCAGTTTAGAAATCAGATCTGACTCCAGGTCTCTGCTCTTAAGCAAAGCTACTCCGTCTTCTCACCTCTCCAGTGCCCTCCTCTCCATGGGCCCACCCTCTCCTCTAAGCACCACATCCCACTCCTTCCCAGAAGGCTGCCATCCTGGGCTTCAACTGACTTCTCTATTCCCAGGGTCCCCCCTGTGGCTCCAACCTACCCATCTCTTTCCCCTACGTGAACCCAGAATTGATGTATCTGGCTGGTCATCTCTGTGCCCATGCAGAGGCACCCTCTAACCAGCCCTCTCCCACCTCCAATGCCAGGCCTTGACCAAGGTCACTCCCTGGACCCCCCTTCAAGAACAGACCAGCGGCTCACCCCCTAGACAAAATCACTTCCTCTTTAATTGCTGTTGACGATTCACACCACCAGCGTCTGAGGAGATGGGGAGTGGGcattcccctgcccccacccactccccaccctaatTACCTGGTCCTTTGCAAAATattttagccaaaaaaaaaaaaaaagaccggaAACCACTGACACAGACAGCCCAGGGTCTGGGTTAACTGAGGAAGGCAAGGCTGGGCCAGAtaaatcccccccaccccccccccctttctggGAATAGGGGAGGGAGCCTGGAAACCCTCCCAGCCACCTCACATTCTCTTATCCCAGGCTGGGAGGGATCGTGGGGTTGAGGGATGGTCTGGAGCTGCTCcagtgggagggaggggctggaTGGGGAGAATAGTGGGGGAGGGGGTCCCGTCGTCGGGGTGCCCCCTACCCCAGATCATCATGGGCGCTGCACAGTCACAGGTACGCAGTCACGGTCACAGACACTCACAACCCGAgagcacccccaccccatcccacccctgcccccccttGGCTTCCCCGACCCCAAAACACCCTCCCCacgcccctgcccgcccccacccccttgggGAACAAAGCAATAAATTACAAGGTCCCTCCCCAGTCCCCTTAGCCCGCTCCTGCTccatcccttctccctcccaaGATAGTAGTGAGGAAGGGCCCAGGCTCCTGGCTCCCCCGGCCCTTTAGCTTCCATCCAtgggtgggtgtggggggggaCGTCCTGATTCCAACTCCTCAGGATCCCTTTCACGGAAAGGGTTggggacccccccacccccatagaCAGCAGGGGTCCTGCCCCTCGCTGCCCTTCTCCCCTCtaaagggcagggactcagcatGGAAGGGGTGGGGTCCCCCGTATTGGCCCTCAAGTCCCAGGACTACCCCTCCCACGCACTGACCCCTCCCTCCGGCGTGGTGTCGCCCCAGGAGCCAGCCTGGGTACGCCTGCCCTGGGATGGATTGTCCAGCTCAGGCAGGGCTGGGTCTTTCTCCCCGTCCGGAGAGGGCGCGAGCGAGAGGGCAGACCCAGAGGAATCCGAGGGTGGAAACACTGGAGAGGGGGCGTGTTGATCTGGGGTCTCCATGCCTCCCTCGCTGGGGAAAGGAAGGTGAGTCTGTGTCCTCTGGAAGGCGTGGGGTTGTGCCTTCGGGGGCTGGAAGCGCTCccgtgggggcggggggcggactGGAGAGGTGAGGGGGTGCGTCTGTCCAGCGGTCCCCCCGTGGGGGCGTGCCCGGCGCGTGTGGGGGTAGGGGCGTCTCTCCCGCTGGGCAACTATACCAGCGCCACGGGGGCGTCGGCGCGGCCCACGCTGGCGGCGCTGCTCCGGCGGCGGGGGCTGGGCGTGGCGGTAATGCTGGGGGTGGTGGCCGCGCTGGGGGTGGTGGCCGCGCTGCCTCCCTCCCCCGGGCAGCCGTGCTGGAGCAGGATGTCGGCGCACAGCtggctcccggcttggcgggcgtagAAGAGCGCGGTGCGGCCCTGCGCGTCGCGGGCGGCCACGTCCGCGCCGTACTAGGGGACAGAGAGGGCCGCGTCGCCGCGGGTCGGCGATGGGCGTGCCGCCGCGCGCGGCCGCCCCCAGATTTCCAAGCCCATGTCCGGGGCCCTTCCGGGGACCCCCGGCTCCCCCTCGCCAAGCTGCTTCCGAGGCGCAGCCCTCAGAGACCCCCTCCGCCCACCCCCGCTCACATACCCACAACAGCAGCTGCGTGATGACCACGTGGGCGAGCCCTGCCGCCAGGTGCAGCGGGGAGCGGAGCTGCGGGTCCGCCACGCTGGTGTCGAGCGGCCCGTGTCGCGCATGGGCCAGAAGCAAGAGGACGGCGGCCACGTCCTGCACCTGCACCGCGTCCCACAGCTGGCGGCCCAGTGGCTCCTCGGTCGTGCCCAGCGGCGCCAGGAACAGCAGCTGCTCGTACTTGGCGCGAATCCAGGACTCACGCTCCTCCCTACGTAACCCGGAGTCAGTGGGAAGGGCTCTAGAGACCCCTGCCCAGAGCATCCTCTCCGGAGCCGCACAACAACCCCGCCGGTGTCCCCCTGCCCTGTTCCCTCACATGTACCGTGAAGAGTCCCGCGTGGGCTTGGCGCGGCCTCGCGTGTCGCTCTCCCACACGCGATTGGCCATGTCGTTGCCGATGGCCGTCAGCACCAGGGTCAGCTCCCGCGGCCAGTCGTCCAAGTCGAGCGAGCGCACGCGGGACAGATGCGTGCCCAGGTTCCGGTGGATGCCCGAGCACTCGATGCAGATGAGCGCGCCCAGGTTCAGGCTGGCCCACGTGGGGTCTGAGGACAGAGTGCGGGAGTCGGCTCCGGCCTGGGTGGCCTGGACACCCCAGCATTCGCCGCGACCAGCGAACGACACTCCCTAGCCCCCACAcggcctcccaggcccctccgCTGCCCGCGGTGCTCACTGGGGGCCCCGCAGTCCACGCAGATGGAGTTCCCTTTGGCGTTCCGGATCGCCTGGATGGCCACGGCTTCACTTTGGCTGTCGGTGCGCAGCTGCGGAAGGGGGTGGGGTTAGCGCTGACACTCGGTGGGAGCCTCTCTCCAATGACCTTAGACGCTCACCTCTGCCCTCCTCTGACCCATTACCTTGACTTTGCTGCTTTCACAACACTGGAGGCTCGCTAGAATCTGACTTTCGATGGCCTGGACCCAGGCGTCCCGCTCCTCGAAACTGGCTGCTTCAAAGTGCCATGTCTGACCAGTGCTGGACACGATCAGGAACTCAAAGTTTTCCTctgggcaggggggggggggggatgggatgGGGTCGTGAGGGACAGAGTTCAAGCAGGGGTGCCTTTCCCAAACCCTTCCTCCCTGACGTCCATCCCGCGCCCCTGGGAGTGGGGCGGTGGGGTAGGGGAAGCAGAGGGTGGGGGGCAGCGGGAAGCCCGAGCACATGCAAGGGGAGgcaggggcacccccaccccTCTGCACCCCAGCTGAGCACCCCTCCCGGCTTCCCACTTGTTACctgctttataaatatttcttaaactaCCAAAGGATTTTAGTTTCCACATTTTGCGCTTGGCTGGTTTCCCGAAGCGAAGGAGATAGAGATAGAATGGAGAGGGGaacagagagagatggagaaaggagaaaaggagaggcAGATGGAAAGATGGAGAGAGACAGTAATAGAGGACCAGAGACAAAGCAGGACAGACAGATGGGGAGAGAAAGCAGAACTAAAGTCAGTGGCCCCAGAGCAGGGTGGAGCGGAAGCCAAGAGCCGTGAGAGTAGGCAGAACTGGAACCTGGGCCTGAGCACTGAGCAGAGAGCAGGGGCGGTGGGGAGCGGGATCACGGCCCATGAGGAGCTGGATCTccgggaggggaagggagggtcGGGACCTGACTGAAcatgggggaaggggacagaagctGGGACACAGGCCTGGGATGAAGTCCTGGGGTTCAGGAAGAGTCCCTGGGAAAAGGGCTGAGAAGTCACTGGGGCCAGGATGGTGTCACCGGGGGCAGGAATGGGGATCACTGTGGTCAAGGGCTGTGGGGCGGATTGGCAACCACTGGTAGTTATTGCGAGCGGGGAGTGGGTGATCACAGATTCCAGGAGCTGGAGAGTCACTGGGGCACACTGAGGTCAAGGACTGAGTCACTGGAGGTCATGGGACAGGGGCTTGGGGCTattgggggcagggctgggatggCAAGTGGAGGGCAGCCACACTACAGGGTCATTAGGAGAGGGAGCAGGAGCTCCAGACTTAAGGGGTTCATTGAGAACAGGGGCTGGAACAACTGGGGGGAAAAAGGCATTATCTGGGGAACAGAGGAGAAGGACAAGGGCTGAAGGGTGTCTACCCATTTTTTCATTAGGTTATATGCAAAGTGGTAATGATGGTCAAACACCCAGCTCCAGCACTTTTTCCTCCTCTTGTAGGAGCTAGGGCAGGGATCTGGAACTGCAGGTGAGGGTCCAGGGTGGGAGTGGAATTGCCCACTAGGGCCTCACCTTCAGCCTGCCCAGCGGAGCCTTCAGTCTTGGATGGCGTTGTCAATTTTttcctcctctgcttcttcaCCATGGGAGAAGGAGGGGGGTCCCGACTCAGGGGGCTCAGGTCTCCAGATGGGGTACAGTCTTAGGGAGGGGGACACAGCTGCCTCAGTTGTCCCCTCCACAGATTTCCTGATTTCTCAATGGCCCGTCTCCTGCCCTGAACTAGCTTCGGCATTTCTAGCGCCCCTCCTCAGCTGTTCCTCTCCCGGAGGCCCCCCATGATCATTCCTGGGAAGATGAGTGGCTGAGACTGAAACCTGAACTCagatcctggctctgccatttactggccttgagaccttgagcaagtcatttaaacttctgagcctccgtttcctcatccctaaatggggataataacctTGACCTGAcaaagttgttgtgaggattactTGTGACAATGTTACTTgctattgaaaaatatatatatttccaaactTTCCAAACACTGATGGCTGACTATGTGCTGGACAATTGTGTAAGGTTGTTTAAGCCTCAAAGCAACCCTCTGAGGCAGAAactatcatctccattttacggatgaggaaactggggcatgGAGAGATAAGCAACTTGCCCGAGTGGGAGGCCAGGGTTTGATCTTGGGCAGTTTGGCTCTGGAGCCCATTTGTGTTCACCATTACAACAAGCAGGCTGGGTGAGCATGATATCCAGCCCCCGGCCCTGACCACAGCGTTCATTCACGCATTCTTTCCAGTCTCCAAGCTTCCACCCTCTTTCctttcccacccccatcccatttGGATCTGGAAAGCAGTGGATGGAGGGTGGGTCCTCACTGACCCGTGCTGAGGGCTCGGGCCAAATTCCGGTCTGGTTTCAGTAGGTGCTTTGATGTCTGATCTGGTGGTGGCTGCAGGGAACTGGGACTGGGGCTCGGGCTTGGGGTGGGCGTGGTGACTTCTGTCAGAAAGGGGAGAAGATAAGATCTCAGTGAGCCACACTGTATCCTGGCCCCATTTCGTCGTCATCCACCTTCCCAATTATCTGGTTTCTGGCCCCACTTCCCTCCCACTCTTCCTCTTCCCCTAGTCCTGGCTCCTCTTCCGTCCCCTTGTCATGAGCCCCATCTACTTACCAGGGCCTTCACCCATCTGGACAGTGCTCATGTCCTTGACCAGCCCATTGATGCTAGCTGAGGGACCGAAAGCAGAGATGGCCCGTGGGGGCCGCTTGCCAGGGACTTTGACTGTTGTCCGTAGCAAGTCCATCTCCTTGCCATGGGTACTGTGGATGTAATCCTGCAGGGGCACAGGAATTGAGTGTGTAAGGAACGGTTGGGTCCTCAGtggtgctgggaagcagatgctatGGGATACAGAGGGGCTGGAGAGGGGACTCCAGTTGCTGACCAGGTTGGGATGGGCCCAGCACTGTCTCCTCCAGAGAGCATTCCTGGAATGCCAAGCCAGGTGGAGGACTTTCCTCCGTGCTCTCCCACTAGACAGCAAGTTCCTGAGGGGATGCCTTGATTTTTACATCTCCAGCAAGGACACACAGTGGGTGCCTCACATTTGTCTGTTAAATTTAAGAGAACAGGACTAGGGCTGGTCTCAGAAATGACGTTAGTGTTTGTTAGCAGCTCAGACTGACAGAAGTGGGAGGGCATTCAAGGCTGGCCAGCGTAACCCGACCGGTCTTCGCCACTCACGTTAATGCTGGGGTGGTAGAGTAGGAAGCCGTTACTGGACAAGGTCacatatttcttcttccattctttgttCAAGGAATTGCCACTTCGTTTTAAAAGGAAGCTCTGGAGTATAGAAAGATACATATGGGAGAAAAGCCAGCTAAAATCAGCCACTCCCTTGCCTGTCCCCAGCCCCTGGATCGCCCACCTGTTTTATGGGGATGGCTCGCCCACTCCCCGTGGTCTCTCCTCGACTGTCCAAACTCCGCTTCTCGGAGTCACTGCCCCGGCGATTCTGGGAATGGTTATTGGCATTGATTAGAGGATGGGTAGGGGGATACACAGAAGGCAGAACAGAGAAGTAGATGAAGAAGGGCCCAACAGAGGGTCTAGGGACTAGGGAAAATGGCCAGGGGCCAGGGGGTCAGCATGTCCAATACCGCAAAAAGACTAGTCCTGCGCTTGGCTGCCCGGTGCAGGGACCCTGGGGTGCTCAATCCAGCCACTGCAGCTGCCTCGGCTCGGAGCTCCCGGTGACCAACATTGGGAGAGGACGGGAGGGAAGAAGAGTAGTCGCTGGTGTGGCCCCCGTTACTAGCCTGGGAGCGAATGGAGGAGTCAGCAGAAGAGCCAAGATGCCTTCCACCCCATCGAGCTACAGCTATATCTGATGAAGGGGAATCTGAGACATTCCTTGATCTCATCACCACTTATTTGTActtcattaataataaaaatcctcACTAGCATGATGTCACGTTTTAAATTTTGCAAAGGTTGATTTCACGTGGCCACACTACAATTTTCCTGATAACCTTAGCAgggtaagtgacttgcccaaggaccATGCAAACTGTGTCTCAAACCTGATTATTTCCAGTGCAAGGCACTTTCTACAGATAGGGTCACTGCCATGTCTATCtgctcccacacacacactctatGGGTGTTCCTGTCTCTGTCCTGGGAGCCACAGCCCCCTTCCTCTGAATCTTTCCAGCCCCCCCTGGCGACCCCAAGACCCCAACTCACCTGCCCAGCCACAGGCGTGGAAGCAGCTGAGTGGCTCGGGGAGCTGGGCAGGGACTTGCAGGCAGCCAGAAGCTGTTGCTGTTTGCGCAAGGTCACCACCTTCTGGGCCACTGAGGATGGAGGCAGAAGGAGGAGGCATGAGCAGGGCAGACACCCCAGACCACCCTCCACACCCCGCTTTGAGGAGTCCCCAGGCAATGACACAGGCCCCTGCTCCCCTGTCACTTGGTTTCTGGGCCACCTGTGGCCTCGGCAGCTCCCCTGGCCCAGAAAGACCTTGTGAATGTTAAACAAAGCTTCTCTGGTCTCCCTGGCCACTCTATCCTAGGGAGGCTAGTTTCCTGTTAGGGAGAGGCTGGGATGCCCCACCTCTACAATCTTCCAGGCCTCTAGCTCCCCGCTTCCTGCACGCACCGGGGCTCACCACACTCACCCTCCTGGAAGACCCGGTCCACATTGAGCCCGTAGGTTGCACAAGTCTCATAGTAGCTGCAGCGTTTCATGTCCGCACACAGTGCCCTGGCACGAGCATCCCCCACAACCCGAGGGGAGGAAGCGCTGATCCTGTCTGAGGGCACGGGAAAGGGGTGGGATTGGACGAGGGGTCCCTTCCTCACTCACTCTTGTGCTCCAGTCCCAGGCGGGGCCCACGTGGGATGGGGTGTGAGAGAACAACCCTCCCCCGAGCGAGTGGCATGAAAATGTGTAAGCCCAGCGCACACGCCCGGCGGCAGTAAGAGCAGGTTGGAGGAGCTCTGGAAAGACCTTTTCTTTGCCAGTCTTCAAAGAATACTCCAGAGGTGAGTGCTGTTTCCTGACAAGGTATGGAGTGGCTGGGGCTCACAAGTGATAATCACTCTGCCCTGCAAATCCACTGAAGCCTCAGTCGAGTGGGAGGACACCCTGGGGGTGAACTAAGGAAAGGCTGAATGTCTGTATCAACAGGTGGACTGCTCACTCTGCAGCAGGAAACCAGGAGGCAAGCAGCAGGTGGAGGCAGGCACCTGCAGGACAGGCAGCCAAGCAGGAAGTCCCGCCAGCTGGATGCAGGTGGGTACCGGAAAGGCTTTTTCTGTCCCTGGTGGAGAGTCTGAGAGACTCTGGATGACTACTTTGGGAACTGAAAGGTTTTATGCCCTCTGTGTTTTCTTCATCGTCCTTTGTGTTTAGATAAGTTTGTTTAAAAGGTGTCAGCCTGACTCATCTGGagcaaagggaaagagaaaggcttTCTATCCACACTAGGATCTGAGATTTAAAGCGAGGTAGGATCTGTGTGTTCCATGGTGGCAGCACCAGGAAATGGCAGTGTGAGAACACAAGGTGGGTGACATCTCAGAGAGGGATGGATACTGTTACTAAAGCCATCCCTTCCCTCCTGGACGGTCCCCTTTACTCTGCACAGACCTTGGGAAGTTGTTTGGTTTAACGACTCCCTTATTTGGAGAACTGGCTCCCTCTAGAGCAGGAATTctaaaccttttttgttccactgacccctttgccaatcaggtgaaaaccacagaccccttactcagtccacactatactgtgtattatttaatacatatatcacacctgcactgacacatccccacaagaataatgctttttttgaatttcagttcaaactcacagaccctttgttaagaacgcCTGCTTTAGAGGGTTGCTGGAAACCGAGTGGCCATTTCCACACCTAGCAAGCTCTCATCCATGAGGGGTGAGAGGTTGGACAATACCCCGtggcctcctcagggcctccccTGCAAGCAGTGCTCTCGCAGCCCTCCTTACCTTGTGTTCCTACCAGTGCCAGGGCCAGGCCTCCCCGTCCCTCCCCCCGGAGGGAGTTCAGCTGTCCATGGAGACGGCTCACAGCCTGGAAACTGTTCTCATCCTCCAGGCTGAAGACGAAGATCACAGCATCTGCCCAGCCTGAGAACTTGTGGGGGATGAGGAAGCAAATGGAGGGTCAGACAGGTCCACTCATCTGAACCCTATTCAGAAGGAGACCTGGGAATTTTGAGCCCTCCCCTTGGCCAGGGCAGATCTGCCTGCCAGCCTGCCCACCCCATAGCCTCCCTGCCTCACCTTGGCATCAGGTGCCCCAGCTTCCTCTCGGATCAGCACCAGATGAGTTTGTCCATCCACCAACATCTCTTTCTTGTGCTGCTCACCTGTTGGAAGGGGTGGGAGGTCAGAGGTCACAGGTCTTTAAGCCTCTCCATGCTTCTTATATGTTGGTTTCCCGTGGGCTCTTCTTTTCCCCAGTCTCCATCCTTACCTAGCCATCGATCTCACCCCTGGATCCCTGACCCCAACCCTCAGCTTACTCTAGCTGTCGGGAACTCACTCTCGGTCTTCTCCAGCACCTGGTATGAACCGGTCAGGAATCGGTGGATGAGCGATGACTTCCCGCTTCGGGTGTCACCCAGCACACCCTGAGGACAAGGATGTGGGGCAGAGATTGTGGAAATTAAGAAGAGACGGGATTCTCAGTTCTGGACGCATCCCAGAGACCAAGAGACTGGCAGTGTTAAATCTTCCATGGAGGCTCCTCCAGGGCCCAGATGACAGGCAGTCAGGAGAGAGCAGTTGGGAGGCTCAAGGCAAGAAATGACCCCAAACTTGAAGTGGATCACAAGCTGAAGAATGCCAGCAACTCAGAACCAGTTTGTTTTGTTAAGGAAACATATCGAATTGGGGATTGGGTGGGGGGAGTCACAGGCCTAGGCACTAGCTGGAAAGTTTTACCCACTTCCTGTAATAGAACATAAAGGGCTGACAGGGAgataagaaataaagagaatgtgGAAGAGGACCACGGGCTAAAGGAAGGGGGAAGGGCACAGGTAGACTAGAGAaaagggtgggggagggctgATGCCATGAAGCTAGACTCTCAGAACTGGAAACCTAGTCCCCAGTCTCACAGGAAGTgagaagaggagagagttggagtcaGTGGGTGGGAGGTCAGCTTTCCCTACAGCAGGGGGACCCGGTTACCTACCAGGCGCAGTTCAGGAATGGAGCGGCTCAAAGTCCATTCCTGGCTGTTGACCACGGCCTCTGCAACAGGAGAGGGTAGAGGGGCGGTCAGGGGGAGGGCCCGGAGGACCCCCAACCCtcagccagcctcctccctgtacGGTTCCCCTTAAGCCCCAGGACTGGAGGTGTGTGGAGGAAGAGGTTTCAGAGTGGTCCTCAGTCCTCCCATCCCAGCCACTCTCCCCACAGCTGTTGCTGCCGCTCAGTGGTTGCTTAGCAACTGAGCCAGCAAGACGAAAATACTTCAGCTGGCATCTCCCTTAATGCACATCC from Dasypus novemcinctus isolate mDasNov1 chromosome 12, mDasNov1.1.hap2, whole genome shotgun sequence includes these protein-coding regions:
- the AGAP2 gene encoding arf-GAP with GTPase, ANK repeat and PH domain-containing protein 2 isoform X1, with the protein product MSRGAGALQRRTTTYLISLTLVKLESVPPPPPSPSAAAAGAPGARGAETGDPGSPRGAEEPGKKRHERLFHRQDALWISTSSAGAGGAEPPALSPAPASPARPVSPAPGRRLSLWAAPPGPPLSGGLSPDPKPGAAPTSSRRPLLSSPSWGGPEPEGRAGGGVPGSSSPHPGTGSRRLKVAPPPPAPKPCKTVTTSGAKAGAGKGAGSRLSWPESEGKPRVKGSKSSVGTGASAAAAAAAAGGGGVAAATSSGAGAGPGARGKLSPRKAKSKTLDNSDLHPGPPAGSPPPLTVSAPPVPAAAVTASSTQPLGPAPPITLEPPAPGLKRGREGGRASTRDRKMLKFISGIFTKSTGGPPGSGPPPGPQGLTSGSGSRELLGAELRASPKAVVNSQEWTLSRSIPELRLGVLGDTRSGKSSLIHRFLTGSYQVLEKTESEQHKKEMLVDGQTHLVLIREEAGAPDAKFSGWADAVIFVFSLEDENSFQAVSRLHGQLNSLRGEGRGGLALALVGTQDRISASSPRVVGDARARALCADMKRCSYYETCATYGLNVDRVFQEVAQKVVTLRKQQQLLAACKSLPSSPSHSAASTPVAGQASNGGHTSDYSSSLPSSPNVGHRELRAEAAAVAGLSTPGSLHRAAKRRTSLFANRRGSDSEKRSLDSRGETTGSGRAIPIKQSFLLKRSGNSLNKEWKKKYVTLSSNGFLLYHPSINDYIHSTHGKEMDLLRTTVKVPGKRPPRAISAFGPSASINGLVKDMSTVQMGEGPEVTTPTPSPSPSPSSLQPPPDQTSKHLLKPDRNLARALSTDCTPSGDLSPLSRDPPPSPMVKKQRRKKLTTPSKTEGSAGQAEAKRKMWKLKSFGSLRNIYKAEENFEFLIVSSTGQTWHFEAASFEERDAWVQAIESQILASLQCCESSKVKLRTDSQSEAVAIQAIRNAKGNSICVDCGAPNPTWASLNLGALICIECSGIHRNLGTHLSRVRSLDLDDWPRELTLVLTAIGNDMANRVWESDTRGRAKPTRDSSREERESWIRAKYEQLLFLAPLGTTEEPLGRQLWDAVQVQDVAAVLLLLAHARHGPLDTSVADPQLRSPLHLAAGLAHVVITQLLLWYGADVAARDAQGRTALFYARQAGSQLCADILLQHGCPGEGGSAATTPSAATTPSITATPSPRRRSSAASVGRADAPVALV